One Candidatus Nitrososphaera evergladensis SR1 genomic window carries:
- a CDS encoding universal stress protein: MLKCAAKEQSDVIVIGSNSRNIVDRIRGLGSVARKVAEDAPCQVLIVR, from the coding sequence ATACTCAAGTGTGCCGCAAAGGAGCAGTCCGACGTTATTGTAATCGGCAGTAACAGTCGAAATATTGTTGATAGAATTAGAGGGCTTGGCAGCGTGGCAAGAAAAGTAGCAGAGGATGCACCTTGTCAGGTTTTGATTGTTCGTTGA
- a CDS encoding winged helix-turn-helix domain-containing protein, with protein sequence MKNRSRLDIAAAVLDIAESGARKTEIMYQAFLSFPQLEEYLEILQSRGMLEYTAGKKRYNTTKEGKKFLQGYKEVGRFLMPQSNKLTTPEINELRQRKDMVGQWKAGEEVTITK encoded by the coding sequence ATGAAAAATAGAAGTAGGCTGGATATTGCAGCTGCAGTCCTAGACATCGCTGAAAGCGGAGCTAGGAAAACAGAAATAATGTATCAAGCGTTCCTTTCGTTTCCACAACTAGAGGAATACTTGGAAATTCTGCAAAGTAGAGGGATGCTAGAATATACCGCGGGCAAGAAAAGATACAATACCACAAAAGAGGGAAAGAAGTTCTTGCAGGGCTACAAAGAAGTAGGCAGGTTTCTTATGCCACAGTCCAACAAGCTAACAACGCCGGAAATCAATGAGCTTAGGCAAAGAAAGGATATGGTGGGGCAATGGAAAGCTGGGGAAGAAGTTACAATCACAAAATAG
- a CDS encoding universal stress protein: MEGNVAPFTKILVAVDKSEHAVRAFDYAVRLSMVTGANISVLHVVTPPVAGEEGVSAAQLADSLRKEGDHLIAQLKSRVEMQFGIRAGETTTITIDYLIKEGSPAKVIITSAKQSDADLIIVGSSGTSGVKELLLGSVSHAVSNHASCPVLIVK; this comes from the coding sequence TTGGAAGGAAATGTCGCACCGTTCACAAAAATCCTAGTCGCAGTAGACAAGTCCGAGCACGCTGTTAGGGCCTTTGATTATGCAGTGCGGTTATCAATGGTGACAGGAGCAAACATCTCGGTCTTGCACGTGGTTACGCCTCCTGTGGCAGGCGAAGAGGGTGTATCAGCCGCACAGTTGGCCGACTCTTTGCGAAAGGAAGGGGACCATTTGATTGCACAGCTCAAATCTCGCGTGGAAATGCAATTTGGAATCAGAGCTGGAGAGACAACGACAATTACAATCGATTACTTGATAAAGGAAGGAAGCCCTGCCAAAGTAATTATTACTTCTGCAAAGCAGAGTGATGCTGACCTAATAATAGTAGGAAGCAGCGGAACCAGCGGTGTCAAGGAATTGCTGCTTGGAAGCGTATCCCATGCAGTCTCAAATCATGCATCTTGCCCCGTTTTGATTGTAAAGTGA
- a CDS encoding YidH family protein codes for MPEDGRRPIDLTQQYLANERTFLSWLRTSIALIGLGFVVARFGLFLREFQLVIQREAAATASTTTTNIVLPEHSFSSILGVMMIALGVGLIFYALKSYRDGNRQIESGVYVPKKSVVYTGAVLLAIFGGVTIVYLLIVSLP; via the coding sequence ATGCCGGAAGATGGAAGAAGACCCATTGACCTAACACAGCAATACCTGGCAAATGAGAGAACCTTTCTATCGTGGTTGAGGACATCCATTGCTCTTATTGGTCTCGGTTTTGTAGTAGCAAGGTTTGGCCTTTTCCTACGTGAGTTTCAGTTAGTTATTCAGCGAGAGGCTGCGGCAACGGCTTCTACTACTACTACAAACATTGTACTCCCAGAACACTCCTTTTCTTCCATTCTTGGAGTCATGATGATTGCCCTTGGAGTGGGATTGATATTTTACGCGCTCAAAAGCTACAGAGATGGCAATAGACAGATTGAAAGCGGTGTGTATGTTCCAAAGAAGAGCGTCGTATATACTGGCGCAGTATTGCTAGCCATCTTTGGCGGCGTTACCATAGTTTATCTCTTGATTGTATCCTTGCCTTGA
- a CDS encoding PepSY domain-containing protein, whose amino-acid sequence MSSPDRSKTFLHFAMRSRAAVAIIIGLVIAALPSVGMGMTTSTATTVTPLSAFAQAGPITSDNNNTTNSNTSNVTTAMPQLNGSINVKQAAKDFLNQHINATLVDATDLAEEQVTNGTVVAGSLDAVQDSLVYNITVADLNSELAYKVYVDPSTGRVLARSTEGRPLVELGAAAGNVTTFGNLTITLVDAANLAENQIPNGIAIAGEIEGSEGGNVGVVYSITVADVNGGTLYKMTVDPNTSAVSTPQMMPMGNLAIGGVF is encoded by the coding sequence ATGTCAAGTCCAGACAGAAGTAAAACATTCTTGCATTTCGCAATGCGGTCCCGGGCAGCTGTCGCCATCATTATTGGTTTGGTGATTGCTGCTCTCCCGTCTGTAGGGATGGGGATGACAACATCGACTGCAACGACGGTCACTCCCTTGAGCGCTTTTGCACAGGCTGGTCCTATCACAAGTGACAATAATAATACTACTAACTCTAATACTTCCAATGTGACGACTGCAATGCCGCAGCTGAATGGATCCATAAACGTCAAGCAAGCAGCGAAGGACTTTTTGAATCAGCACATCAATGCAACGCTGGTAGATGCGACCGACCTGGCAGAAGAACAAGTCACTAATGGCACGGTGGTTGCAGGCAGCTTGGATGCAGTACAGGACTCGCTCGTATACAACATAACGGTGGCCGACCTGAACAGCGAGCTAGCCTACAAAGTATACGTCGATCCTAGTACTGGAAGAGTTCTTGCCAGGTCTACGGAAGGTAGACCCCTGGTGGAGCTTGGTGCTGCTGCGGGCAATGTAACGACCTTTGGAAACCTCACTATAACTTTGGTTGACGCTGCCAATCTAGCAGAAAACCAGATTCCAAATGGCATAGCAATTGCAGGCGAAATTGAAGGCTCGGAGGGAGGAAATGTAGGAGTAGTCTATAGTATCACAGTCGCCGATGTTAACGGCGGGACGCTCTACAAGATGACTGTCGACCCGAACACCAGCGCGGTTTCTACCCCTCAGATGATGCCCATGGGCAACCTGGCAATCGGAGGTGTTTTCTGA